A window from Aliamphritea hakodatensis encodes these proteins:
- a CDS encoding Smr/MutS family protein, producing MSDNDNDDFDFASAMQGITPHSHDKADLTPTPKKLSAANDATAQYKRRMASQDTESLVDGLSSEIVQLVESEEELIFATPGIQLKMMKRLKQGHIPWEAGLDLHGFSLDEARDELSRFIRDASQNQCRCVIVIHGKAYSGEGQQPLVKSYVNDWLKQMHQVTAFCSAQPKDGGTGALYVLLRNANKR from the coding sequence ATGTCCGACAACGATAATGACGACTTCGATTTTGCCAGCGCCATGCAGGGAATTACCCCGCACAGCCATGACAAAGCCGACCTGACCCCCACACCGAAGAAGCTTAGTGCAGCCAATGATGCTACCGCTCAGTATAAGCGCCGGATGGCCTCTCAGGACACCGAAAGCCTGGTGGACGGTTTATCCAGCGAAATTGTGCAACTGGTTGAAAGTGAAGAAGAACTGATTTTTGCCACCCCAGGCATTCAGTTAAAAATGATGAAACGCCTGAAACAGGGGCATATACCCTGGGAAGCCGGTCTGGACTTACATGGCTTCAGCCTGGACGAAGCCCGCGATGAACTCAGCCGCTTCATCCGTGACGCCAGCCAGAACCAGTGCCGCTGTGTCATTGTCATTCACGGTAAAGCCTACAGTGGCGAAGGCCAGCAGCCCCTGGTTAAGTCATACGTCAACGACTGGCTGAAACAGATGCATCAGGTAACCGCATTTTGCTCAGCCCAGCCAAAAGACGGCGGCACCGGCGCACTCTATGTCCTGTTACGGAATGCCAATAAGCGCTGA
- the prmB gene encoding 50S ribosomal protein L3 N(5)-glutamine methyltransferase: protein MSTDQEQLLCELSTIRDYIRYSMSCFYAGELYYGHGTDNAWDEAVQLVLGAVNLPWNTDPQILDAKLTRDEKLRVLDFIRQRAEQRRPLPYIIGEAWYAGLPFSVDERVLIPRSPVQQLIAEAFSPWLPEKPVDRILDLCTGSGCIGIVCAYTFEEAEVDLADISADALEVARKNIQRHEMQDRVTAIESDLFSQLKGKQYDIIVSNPPYVDLDDLSSMPAEYQHEPDLALGSGDDGLDITRRILAQAADYLTDDGLLVVEVGNSEVHLQQAFPQVPFTWVELAEGGNGIFLLTAADLHHYRDVFSG from the coding sequence ATGTCGACCGATCAAGAACAACTGCTTTGTGAATTATCCACAATCCGTGATTATATCCGTTACAGCATGAGCTGTTTTTATGCCGGTGAGCTGTACTATGGTCATGGAACGGACAATGCCTGGGATGAAGCGGTACAGCTGGTGCTGGGGGCTGTTAATCTGCCCTGGAATACAGATCCGCAGATTCTGGACGCGAAGCTGACCCGTGATGAGAAGCTCAGAGTGCTGGATTTTATCCGCCAGCGGGCTGAGCAGCGCCGCCCGTTACCTTATATTATCGGTGAGGCATGGTATGCCGGTTTACCCTTCAGTGTTGATGAGCGGGTACTGATTCCCCGTTCGCCTGTACAGCAACTGATTGCAGAGGCGTTCAGTCCATGGTTGCCGGAGAAACCGGTCGACCGGATCCTGGATTTATGTACCGGAAGCGGCTGTATCGGTATCGTCTGTGCATATACGTTTGAGGAAGCAGAAGTGGATCTGGCGGATATTTCCGCAGATGCACTTGAGGTCGCGCGGAAGAACATACAGCGTCATGAAATGCAGGACAGGGTAACGGCCATTGAGAGTGATCTGTTCAGTCAGCTCAAAGGTAAACAGTACGATATAATTGTGTCTAACCCGCCTTATGTCGATCTGGATGATCTGAGCAGTATGCCGGCTGAGTATCAGCATGAACCGGATCTGGCACTCGGCTCCGGGGATGATGGCCTGGATATTACCCGCCGGATTCTGGCGCAAGCTGCAGATTATCTTACCGATGACGGTCTGCTGGTGGTTGAGGTGGGCAACAGTGAAGTTCATCTGCAACAGGCGTTTCCTCAGGTGCCTTTTACCTGGGTAGAGCTGGCAGAAGGAGGGAACGGTATATTCCTTCTCACGGCGGCGGATTTACACCACTACCGGGATGTTTTCAGCGGTTAA
- the aroC gene encoding chorismate synthase — protein MSGNTYGKLFTVTTFGESHGPALGCIIDGCPPGIELSEADLQKDLDRRKPGTSRHTTQRREADEVKILSGVFEGKTTGTAIGLLIENTDQRSKDYSNIAETFRPAHADYVYSHKYGFRDYRGGGRSSARETAMRVAAGAVAKKYLQTKGIEVRGYLSQLGPIRIEAFDWDQVEQNPFFCPDAGKVSEMEDYMDALRKEGNSIGAKISVVASGAPVGLGEPIFDRLDADLAHALMSINAVKGVEIGDGFACVEQKGTEHRDEMTPEGFCSNHAGGILGGISTGQDIIAHIALKPTSSLRLPGQSINAAGESIEVVTKGRHDPCVGIRATPIAEAMMAIVLMDQFLRNRGQNADVTCETPVLRDL, from the coding sequence ATGTCAGGAAATACATACGGTAAGTTGTTTACAGTTACCACCTTTGGTGAAAGTCACGGCCCTGCGCTGGGCTGCATCATTGATGGCTGTCCTCCGGGAATTGAGCTGAGCGAGGCTGATCTGCAAAAAGATCTGGATCGCCGTAAGCCGGGGACATCCCGCCATACCACCCAGCGCCGGGAAGCAGACGAAGTTAAAATTCTGTCCGGTGTCTTTGAAGGGAAAACAACCGGTACGGCGATCGGCCTGCTGATTGAAAATACGGATCAGCGTTCCAAGGATTACTCTAATATTGCTGAGACCTTCCGTCCGGCCCATGCCGATTATGTGTACAGCCACAAATATGGCTTCCGGGATTACCGGGGTGGTGGACGCTCTTCTGCCCGCGAGACCGCCATGCGGGTTGCGGCCGGTGCCGTGGCCAAAAAATACCTGCAGACCAAAGGCATAGAGGTTCGCGGCTATCTCTCTCAACTGGGCCCGATCAGGATTGAGGCCTTTGACTGGGATCAGGTTGAACAGAATCCGTTTTTCTGCCCGGATGCCGGTAAGGTCTCTGAAATGGAAGATTACATGGATGCGCTGCGCAAAGAAGGTAACTCTATCGGTGCGAAAATCAGTGTCGTTGCCAGCGGTGCGCCTGTGGGCCTGGGCGAGCCGATTTTTGACCGGCTCGATGCCGATCTGGCGCATGCGCTGATGAGTATCAATGCGGTGAAGGGTGTTGAGATCGGTGACGGTTTTGCCTGTGTCGAACAGAAGGGTACTGAGCACCGTGATGAGATGACCCCGGAAGGGTTCTGCTCAAATCATGCCGGCGGTATTCTGGGGGGCATTTCAACAGGGCAGGACATTATTGCGCACATTGCGCTGAAACCTACGTCCAGTCTGCGTTTGCCGGGGCAGAGTATTAATGCCGCCGGAGAAAGCATCGAGGTTGTTACCAAGGGGCGTCACGATCCCTGTGTTGGCATCCGGGCGACGCCAATTGCAGAAGCGATGATGGCAATTGTACTGATGGATCAGTTCTTACGGAACCGCGGGCAGAATGCCGATGTAACCTGTGAAACGCCGGTATTACGCGACCTGTAA
- a CDS encoding MFS transporter translates to MTPATYTRLSGFYFFYFSLLGALVPYWSLYLQSFDLDAASIGMLMSILMASRIIAPNIWGWLADKTGQRLAIVRAGSLVTCLIFIAIFWQDDVLGIALVMAGFSFFWNAVLPQFEVLTLAHLGSQSEQYSRIRLWGSVGFVVAVVAIGWLLDWFSVRWLPYLMLGLMVLIWLSSLCVKDAKVEHDKSTDGFLKQLWRPQVVAFFVICLLIQLSHGPYYTFYSVLMDSLGYTRAQIGLLWAVGVVAEVVIFMYMHRLISRYGLRAIMLISLLLCVVRWLLIGLLPDHLPTMLFAQCLHAVTFGALHAVGIALVHQYFTPASHGQGQALFSSLGFGVGGALGAFISGLLWDSVGPEVTFMLAAGSVALAVVMAWIWIRPERVHV, encoded by the coding sequence ATGACACCAGCTACCTATACCCGTCTGTCGGGTTTTTACTTCTTTTACTTTTCTCTTCTTGGTGCGCTGGTTCCGTACTGGAGCCTGTACTTACAGTCATTTGATCTGGATGCTGCATCCATTGGTATGCTGATGTCGATCCTGATGGCGTCACGGATTATTGCCCCTAATATCTGGGGCTGGCTGGCGGATAAAACCGGACAGCGGCTGGCGATTGTCAGGGCTGGCTCTCTGGTGACCTGTCTGATTTTTATAGCAATTTTCTGGCAGGATGATGTGCTGGGAATTGCGCTGGTAATGGCGGGCTTCAGTTTTTTCTGGAATGCAGTGCTGCCCCAGTTTGAAGTACTTACCCTCGCGCACCTGGGGAGCCAGTCAGAGCAATACAGCCGCATCCGGTTATGGGGCTCGGTTGGTTTCGTCGTTGCTGTGGTGGCGATTGGCTGGTTGCTGGACTGGTTTTCAGTGCGCTGGTTGCCTTATCTCATGCTGGGGCTGATGGTGCTTATCTGGTTGTCATCGTTGTGTGTCAAAGACGCGAAGGTTGAGCATGATAAGAGTACCGACGGTTTTCTGAAACAGCTGTGGCGACCTCAGGTGGTGGCCTTTTTCGTGATTTGTCTGCTGATTCAGCTCAGTCACGGACCTTATTACACCTTTTATTCGGTGCTGATGGACAGCCTGGGGTATACCCGGGCACAGATCGGTTTGCTGTGGGCGGTGGGGGTCGTTGCTGAAGTGGTTATCTTCATGTACATGCACCGGCTGATCAGCCGTTATGGCCTGCGGGCGATTATGCTTATCAGTTTGTTGCTGTGTGTTGTGCGCTGGTTGCTGATCGGTTTGTTGCCGGATCATCTGCCGACGATGCTGTTCGCTCAGTGTCTGCACGCAGTTACGTTCGGCGCTTTACATGCGGTGGGCATTGCTTTGGTGCATCAGTATTTTACCCCGGCCAGTCACGGTCAGGGGCAGGCGCTATTCAGCAGCCTTGGCTTTGGGGTTGGCGGCGCGCTGGGCGCATTTATCAGCGGCTTATTATGGGACAGTGTCGGACCGGAAGTGACCTTTATGCTGGCGGCAGGAAGTGTAGCGCTGGCCGTCGTCATGGCCTGGATCTGGATACGTCCGGAGCGAGTACATGTCTGA
- a CDS encoding DUF6489 family protein, with product MNFKIDVEMTPEELRKVLGLPDVAAFQQEMMDKIQENMAAGAEGYDPLTLFQPYMTNSLGSMDALQKMMLNMMTSYTNNTNKTD from the coding sequence ATGAATTTCAAGATTGACGTAGAGATGACGCCGGAAGAGTTGCGTAAGGTACTGGGTTTACCTGATGTGGCGGCTTTTCAGCAAGAAATGATGGATAAAATTCAGGAAAACATGGCTGCCGGTGCCGAAGGTTATGATCCCCTGACATTATTCCAGCCTTATATGACAAACAGTCTGGGATCGATGGATGCACTGCAGAAAATGATGCTCAATATGATGACCAGCTACACCAATAATACGAATAAAACTGATTAA
- the phaR gene encoding polyhydroxyalkanoate synthesis repressor PhaR, which translates to MRILRKYTNRRLYDTSRSCYITLEDVKQLVLNQEPFQVQDSKTGNDLTRNILLQIISEQEAMGHGTLLTNQVLQQLIRFYGDSMQGMMSQYLEQSISSFIEHQERIREQMNNMMGAANPLNMMNRFADQNMAMWNMFNPQNEKPPEPDDDKDGQEKS; encoded by the coding sequence TTGCGAATTCTAAGAAAGTACACTAACCGTCGTTTGTATGACACCTCACGCAGTTGTTATATCACCCTGGAGGATGTTAAACAGTTGGTTCTGAATCAGGAGCCGTTTCAGGTTCAGGATTCCAAAACCGGCAACGATCTGACACGTAACATTTTGCTGCAGATTATCAGTGAGCAGGAAGCGATGGGTCACGGAACGCTGCTGACTAATCAGGTATTACAGCAATTGATTCGCTTCTATGGCGACAGCATGCAGGGCATGATGAGTCAGTATCTGGAGCAAAGTATCAGCAGCTTCATTGAGCATCAGGAGCGGATTCGGGAACAAATGAATAATATGATGGGGGCGGCAAATCCCCTCAATATGATGAACCGTTTTGCTGATCAGAATATGGCTATGTGGAATATGTTTAACCCGCAGAATGAAAAGCCACCTGAGCCGGATGACGACAAAGACGGGCAGGAAAAATCATAA
- a CDS encoding lytic transglycosylase: MGRYLLAVTSTAILLAGCQNTGNLKPQDSDPDAQTSNHSEQVLVNATENDTPVTPVLNSPRNADLWTLTREGMQLDLDADQPRIATQLKWYAGHPQYMQRVGQRSSRYYHYILNRINERGLPTELALLPVVESAYDPFAYSSGRASGPWQFIPSTAKYFGIKSNWWYDGRRDIITSTEKALNYLEQLNKRFDGDWLLALAAYNAGGGTVSKAMRKNREAGLPTDYWSLKLPRETMAYVPKLLAVSKLVRDAEQHQLALPPLNNQPYFEIIDIGSQIDLAQAAKMANISTQELYQLNPGFNRWATDPSGPHRLLIPVKNAEQFRLQLAQIPAESRVSWSRYTIKRGDSLSTIAARHNITTSVLRSTNKLASNNIRAGRTLLIPTAQQDSGQYALSASQRLSRKENQLAQSNREKRHYKVNSGDSLWSIARSYNVSPQQIAGWNQMSTKTPLQIGQQLVIWKQPKSASALSKRDQQLTRRIGYQVRNGDSLYGIANKFSVTINDIKRWNNLENQKYIKPGQQLTLYIDISKSR, translated from the coding sequence ATGGGTCGCTATCTACTCGCAGTCACTTCCACGGCTATCTTACTTGCCGGCTGTCAAAACACAGGCAACCTCAAGCCCCAGGACAGTGACCCCGATGCTCAGACCAGTAATCATTCTGAACAGGTTCTGGTTAACGCAACAGAGAACGACACACCTGTTACGCCGGTACTGAATTCACCCCGTAACGCCGATCTGTGGACCCTTACCCGGGAAGGTATGCAACTTGATCTGGATGCCGATCAGCCACGTATTGCAACGCAACTGAAATGGTATGCCGGCCACCCGCAATACATGCAGCGTGTGGGTCAGCGTTCAAGCCGTTACTACCATTACATTCTGAACCGGATTAATGAACGCGGCCTGCCAACAGAGCTGGCGCTGTTACCGGTTGTAGAAAGTGCCTATGATCCGTTTGCCTATTCCTCCGGACGTGCGTCTGGTCCCTGGCAGTTTATCCCCAGTACCGCCAAATATTTCGGCATCAAATCAAACTGGTGGTATGACGGTCGCCGGGACATCATTACCTCTACCGAAAAAGCCCTGAATTATCTGGAACAGCTTAATAAGCGTTTTGACGGGGACTGGCTGTTAGCGCTGGCTGCATACAATGCCGGCGGCGGCACAGTGTCCAAGGCGATGCGCAAAAACCGGGAAGCCGGCCTGCCAACGGATTACTGGTCTCTCAAACTGCCACGGGAAACCATGGCTTATGTGCCCAAGTTACTGGCAGTATCCAAGCTGGTCCGTGACGCTGAGCAGCATCAGTTGGCATTACCACCGCTGAATAACCAGCCATATTTTGAAATCATCGATATCGGCAGCCAGATTGACCTGGCCCAGGCAGCCAAAATGGCCAATATCAGCACCCAGGAACTGTATCAGCTTAATCCGGGATTCAATCGCTGGGCAACCGATCCTTCCGGGCCACACCGCTTACTGATCCCGGTGAAAAATGCTGAACAGTTCCGCCTGCAACTGGCACAGATCCCAGCGGAAAGCCGGGTAAGCTGGAGCCGCTACACCATTAAGCGGGGAGATTCCCTGAGTACGATTGCCGCCAGACACAACATCACCACGTCGGTGTTACGCAGTACCAATAAGCTGGCCAGTAATAATATCCGCGCCGGCAGAACCCTGCTGATTCCGACAGCCCAGCAAGACTCAGGACAATACGCCCTGAGCGCCTCACAGCGCCTGAGCCGCAAAGAAAACCAACTGGCTCAGAGTAACCGGGAAAAGCGCCATTACAAGGTGAACAGCGGTGACAGCCTCTGGTCTATCGCCCGCTCCTATAATGTCAGCCCACAGCAAATTGCCGGCTGGAACCAGATGAGCACGAAAACACCACTGCAGATTGGCCAGCAACTGGTAATCTGGAAACAGCCTAAAAGCGCATCAGCACTGAGTAAACGCGATCAGCAGCTGACCCGCAGAATCGGTTATCAGGTGCGAAACGGGGATTCACTCTACGGTATTGCCAACAAATTCAGCGTGACCATTAACGATATTAAGCGCTGGAATAATCTGGAAAACCAAAAATATATCAAACCCGGCCAGCAACTGACGCTGTACATTGATATCAGCAAGTCGCGGTAA
- the gloB gene encoding hydroxyacylglutathione hydrolase, giving the protein MLNVTPISAFDDNYIWAIHAPETANVFVVDPGQSEPVEAFLNEHDLNLAGILITHHHYDHTDGVAALTAERDIPVYGPEESPFEGITDPLHNDSVLEIFGLPIIIRAVPGHTLDHISYLIDGVTPQLFCGDTLFLAGCGRLFEGSPEQMLAAMHYFRDLPDSTLVYCTHEYSMANLAFAAAVEPDNTHILNCIDTCRTLRQENKETLPSTIEQEKRVNPYMRTDQPDVIAAATDYDPQASGSETQVFAALREWKNNF; this is encoded by the coding sequence ATGCTCAACGTCACCCCAATCTCTGCATTTGATGATAACTACATTTGGGCAATACACGCGCCTGAAACCGCTAATGTCTTCGTTGTTGATCCCGGCCAGTCAGAACCTGTCGAAGCCTTTCTGAATGAGCATGATCTGAATTTAGCCGGCATACTCATTACCCACCATCATTACGACCATACCGACGGTGTTGCAGCACTTACCGCTGAACGGGATATTCCTGTATACGGGCCTGAAGAATCACCTTTTGAAGGGATTACCGATCCCCTGCACAACGACTCTGTTCTGGAAATCTTTGGCCTGCCGATTATCATCCGCGCCGTGCCCGGCCACACGCTGGATCATATCAGCTACCTGATTGACGGCGTTACGCCACAGCTGTTTTGCGGTGACACCCTGTTCCTCGCCGGCTGTGGCCGTTTATTTGAAGGCAGCCCTGAACAGATGCTGGCAGCGATGCATTATTTCCGTGATCTGCCGGACAGCACCCTGGTGTACTGTACCCACGAATATTCGATGGCCAATCTGGCATTTGCCGCCGCCGTTGAGCCGGATAACACTCACATTCTCAACTGCATCGATACGTGCCGCACGCTCCGTCAGGAAAATAAAGAGACGCTGCCAAGCACAATAGAACAGGAAAAACGCGTTAATCCGTATATGCGGACGGACCAACCAGACGTGATCGCTGCTGCCACAGACTATGACCCTCAGGCCAGCGGCTCTGAAACCCAGGTATTCGCCGCCCTGCGTGAATGGAAAAATAATTTCTGA
- a CDS encoding cytochrome-c peroxidase translates to MLQASEVLDFTDRAVWHSATTPDELTPRETAIVALGKQLFFDPRLSVDNSMSCASCHQPDKGWSDGEKTPLDRFGERIGRATPGLLNLQEHTVFMWDGRAENLVDQVALPITSPREMNMDLDQLVLRLRAVPAYESEFSELYSDGVTARNIQHAIAGFEKTLVSGVSDFSEWVAGDERAMTVQQKQGFQLFTDPQKGNCVACHHPPGFTDNGFHNLGLENVQQESADLGRYNIRPVALLKGAFRTPGLKDIERTAPYFHDGSAATLESVMDYYIEGGRHRSGVSPNFKPLDITQQEKQALVAFLKALTSRDAGS, encoded by the coding sequence ATGTTACAGGCATCTGAAGTGCTGGATTTTACCGATAGAGCCGTTTGGCATTCTGCTACCACACCCGATGAGCTTACACCCCGTGAAACAGCAATTGTTGCACTGGGAAAACAGTTGTTCTTTGATCCCCGTCTCAGTGTTGATAACTCCATGTCCTGTGCCAGCTGTCATCAGCCGGATAAAGGCTGGTCAGACGGTGAGAAAACACCCCTTGACCGGTTTGGTGAACGCATCGGACGGGCTACCCCCGGGCTGCTGAATTTGCAGGAGCATACTGTTTTTATGTGGGACGGACGGGCTGAAAATCTGGTTGATCAGGTTGCATTGCCGATTACGTCTCCCCGCGAAATGAACATGGACCTTGATCAGTTAGTGCTCAGGTTACGGGCGGTCCCGGCCTATGAGTCCGAATTCTCCGAGCTGTACAGCGATGGTGTAACAGCCCGGAACATACAACACGCGATTGCCGGGTTTGAAAAAACGCTGGTCAGTGGCGTCAGTGATTTTTCTGAATGGGTTGCCGGGGATGAACGGGCAATGACGGTGCAGCAAAAGCAGGGATTTCAACTGTTTACAGACCCGCAAAAAGGTAACTGCGTTGCCTGTCATCATCCGCCTGGGTTTACCGATAACGGTTTCCATAATCTCGGGTTAGAGAATGTCCAGCAGGAAAGTGCTGACCTGGGCCGTTACAACATTCGTCCGGTGGCGTTGCTTAAAGGTGCGTTCAGAACGCCGGGCCTGAAGGATATTGAACGGACAGCGCCCTACTTCCATGACGGTTCTGCCGCGACGCTTGAATCGGTAATGGACTATTACATTGAGGGCGGCAGACACCGGTCCGGTGTGTCTCCGAATTTTAAACCTTTAGATATTACACAACAGGAAAAGCAAGCACTGGTTGCGTTCTTGAAAGCGCTGACGTCCAGGGATGCGGGGAGTTAA
- a CDS encoding plastocyanin/azurin family copper-binding protein, whose translation MKISLMLVVVMGLVGVNSFAQEYEIGQKNKAFTVKEITVRVGDKMTFTNQDPFFHNIYSLSESQSFDLGSYPKGNQRSVVAEKPGTLKVECAIHPNMQMTIHVEE comes from the coding sequence ATGAAAATCAGTTTGATGCTTGTCGTGGTAATGGGGCTGGTGGGCGTAAACAGTTTTGCTCAGGAGTATGAGATAGGTCAGAAAAATAAGGCGTTCACGGTAAAAGAAATCACCGTAAGGGTTGGCGATAAGATGACGTTTACGAATCAGGACCCTTTTTTTCACAATATTTACAGCTTGTCGGAAAGTCAGTCATTTGATCTTGGCTCTTATCCGAAAGGGAATCAGCGTTCGGTTGTTGCAGAGAAGCCCGGCACTCTGAAAGTGGAATGTGCGATTCATCCAAATATGCAGATGACCATTCATGTAGAAGAGTGA